One part of the Athene noctua chromosome Z, bAthNoc1.hap1.1, whole genome shotgun sequence genome encodes these proteins:
- the PTGER4 gene encoding prostaglandin E2 receptor EP4 subtype — protein sequence MSFDPTIMPPANSSANGTASGAEGGKPPTIPTVMFIFGVVGNLIAIVVLCKSRKEQKETTFYTLVCGLAVTDLLGTCLVSPVTIATYLQNRWPGGPALCEYSSFILLFFGLSGLSIICAMSIERYLAINHAYFYNHYVDKKLAGLTLFAIYASNVLFCALPSMGLGKSTLQYPYTWCFIDWRAKEATHAAYSYMYAGFSSFLIMVTVICNILVCVALIHMHRQFMRRTSLGTDTTSSRLSDFRRRRSFRRMAGAEIQMVILLIATSLVVVICSIPLVVRVFVNQLYQPESVRDVRQNPDLQAIRIASVNPILDPWVYILLRKTVLSKAIEKIKCLFCRIGGARRQHSGGNFNCVDGRRTSSAMSSQSPSFISRELREISSTSQTLLYPPELSESSTGGRALLPGPSASLAQSDTTSVRTLRSSETSDSSQGQDSESVLLVSEIRSGGRASSTSKGSPLQVTFPTETLNLSEKCI from the exons ATGTCCTTCGACCCCACCATCATGCCACCTGCGAACAGCTCTGCCAACGGGACTGCCAGTGGGGCCGAGGGCGGGAAACCCCCTACCATCCCCACCGTCATGTTCATCTTCGGTGTGGTGGGCAACCTCATAGCCATCGTGGTGCTCTGCAAGTCCaggaaggagcagaaggagaCCACTTTCTACACACTGGTCTGCGGGCTGGCAGTCACCGATCTCTTGGGGACCTGCCTGGTGAGTCCGGTCACTATTGCCACTTACCTGCAGAACCGCTGGCCAGGAGGACCGGCACTGTGTGAGTACagctccttcatcctcctcttctttggACTCTCTGGCCTCAGCATTATCTGTGCCATGTCTATAGAAAGGTACCTGGCCATCAACCATGCCTATTTCTACAACCATTACGTAGACAAGAAGCTGGCAGGGCTCACACTCTTTGCCATCTATGCTTCCAACGTGCTGTTCTGCGCCCTTCCCAGCATGGGACTCGGAAAATCCACCTTGCAGTACCCTTACACTTGGTGTTTCATAGACTGGCGAGCAAAGGAGGCCACCCATGCAGCATATTCCTACATGTACGCTGGCTTCAGCTCCTTCCTGATCATGGTCACCGTGATCTGCAACATCCTAGTGTGTGTGGCCCTCATTCACATGCACCGCCAGTTCATGCGACGCACGTCCTTGGGGACAGACACCACCTCCAGCCGTTTATCTGACTTTCGCAGACGCCGGAGCTTCCGTCGGATGGCTGGAGCAGAGATCCAGATGGTTATTCTGCTCATTGCCACTTCCCTGGTGGTGGTCATCTGCTCCATTCCTCTGGTG GTCCGTGTCTTTGTGAACCAGCTGTACCAGCCAGAATCAGTGAGGGATGTGAGGCAAAACCCTGACCTGCAAGCCATCCGCATTGCCTCGGTGAACCCCATTCTGGACCCATGGGTCTATATCCTCCTCCGCAAGACTGTGCTCAGCAAAGCCATTGAGAAGATCAAATGCCTCTTCTGCCGCATTGGAGGGGCTCGGAGGCAGCACTCGGGGGGCAATTTCAACTGCGTGGATGGCCGCAGGACCTCCTCCGCCATGTCAAGTCAGTCACCCTCCTTCATCTCCCGTGAGCTGCGGGAGATCAGCAGCACCTCTCAAACGCTGCTCTACCCTCCAGAGTTAAGCGAAAGCAGCACTGGGGGTCGCGCGCTGCTTCCCGGCCCCAGTGCCAGCTTGGCTCAGTCTGACACTACGTCAGTAAGGACACTGCGTAGCTCGGAGACCTCAGACTCTTCACAGGGACAGGACTCCGAGAGTGTCCTCCTGGTGAGTGAAATCAGGTCTGGTGGCAGGGCCAGCTCTACATCCAAGGGCAGCCCTCTCCAGGTCACCTTCCCCACAGAGACATTGAATTTATCAGAAAAGTGTATATAG